From a region of the Calliphora vicina chromosome 4, idCalVici1.1, whole genome shotgun sequence genome:
- the LOC135956286 gene encoding protein phosphatase 1H yields the protein MFANFKNRLASVIAPDIPALPSSHDHHIARGSSHYHQRMLQQQQLHDKFAYARPPFLQLLTPDELKASADHNVRPIIVPRDIGLLPWGTGYAECVNSGKSEWNEDQGAFCRQVLSDPTHQYPDLPYTYFGIFDGHAGYGAALAASHQFHHILHEKLVDCIELLLPREGMDDLAPSALTKSQTVNSFPHPSRFQRSVSKDELIVGALESAFIHMDSLIAQDRDRYRDAGGCTACVSLFINGKMYVSNAGDSRAVLCQRKVNGKQEDSDGSQGSFPEPFSFDHTPETERTRLLGVAQYKPHLMGKYYTAMEYAKRPHESDLGQRILCRQGTNKGWTYKTLTRDDLKMPVVTGEGKRSRLLGTLGVTRGFGDHDLLAIATGTLIKPFLTAQPEVNYRDLTKIVTIPDENNEDGDYGILVMATDGLWDVSENDAVARTVFQTLHKYPTEKHRYTMVAQELVAKARGKINDYGHWRLADSKAAATVDDISVIVIPVYQYYKEHVDYEQKCLREYRERIERETTAQALEAKEEEQQQQQEQINSLVNGMQEMAHVVVEPEVDDKEESTETRNKEPIRDQVAEEQCNEKEKDSIEVVKKIEEDDLDKTLEQFEAIKEPKELENEEDSSPEKLSTSPAKSKQQQRKNQRKDKR from the exons ATGTTTGCAAATTTCAAGAATCGTTTAGCTTCAGTTATAGCACCCGATATACCAGCTTTACCCTCTAGCCATGATCATCATATTGCCCGTGGTTCATCCCACTACCATCAACGTAtgttacagcaacaacaattacaTGATAAATTTGCTTATGCCCGTCCACCGTTCTTACAGTTGTTGACACCCGATGAACTGAAGGCATCAGCCGACCACAATGTCAGACCGATTATAGTACCCCGAGACATTGGTCTCTTGCCCTGGGGTACTGGCTATGCGGAATGTGTTAATTCCGGTAAATCGGAATGGAATGAAGATCAAGGTGCCTTTTGCCGTCAAGTTCTATCAGATCCTACACACCAATATCCCGATCTACCCTATACATATTTTGGTATATTCGATGGTCATGCTGGTTATGGCGCTGCCCTGGCGGCATCACATCAATTCCATCATATATTACATGAAAAACTGGTCGATTGCATTGAATTGCTTTTGCCACGCGAGGGTATGGACGATTTAGCACCCTCCGCCTTAACAAAATCACAAACTGTAAATTCATTTCCTCATCCGAGCCGTTTCCAGAGATCTGTGTCCAAAGATGAACTAATCGTAGGAGCACTAGAAAGTGCCTTCATTCATATGGATTCATTAATAGCCCAAGATCGTGATCGCTATCGTGATGCTGGTGGCTGTACGGCCTGCGTGTCTCTCTTCATCAATGGCAAAATGTATGTATCAAATGCTGGTGACAGTCGGGCAGTTTTGTGTCAAAGAAAAGTTAATGGTAAACAGGAGGATTCCGATGGTTCGCAGGGTTCATTTCCGGAACCATTTTCATTTGATCATACACCCGAAACTGAAAGAACACGATTGCTGGGTGTGGCTCAATATAAACCACATTTGATGGGTAAATATTATACTGCCATGGAGTATGCCAAACGGCCACATGAAAGTGATTTGGGCCAGCGTATTTTATGCCGACAGGGCACCAATAAGGGCTGGACTTATAAAACGCTTACGCGTGATGATTTAAAAATGCCCGTGGTAACGGGTGAGGGCAAACGTTCTCGTCTGTTGGGCACTCTGGGAGTGACTCGTGGCTTTGGTGATCATGATTTGTTGGCCATAGCGACGGGTACATTAATAAAACCATTCCTTACGGCACAGCCAGAAGTTAATTACAGAGATCTCACTAAAATTGTAACCATTCCAg ATGAAAACAATGAAGATGGTGACTACGGCATTCTGGTCATGGCCACCGATGGCCTCTGGGACGTTTCCGAAAACGATGCTGTCGCCCGTACAGTCTTTCAAACACTGCACAAATATCCCACGGAAAAACATCGCTACACCATGGTAGCTCAAGAACTAGTCGCTAAAGCTCGTGGAAAAATTAACGATTACGGTCATTGGCGTTTAGCCGACAGCAAAGCTGCCGCTACAGTCGACGATATATCAGTGATTGTTATACCAGTGTATCAGTATTATAAGGAACATGTAGACTATGAACAAAAATGTCTGAGAGAATATCGTGAACGTATAGAACGTGAGACGACTGCACAAGCATTGGAAGCAAAAGAAGaagaacaacagcagcaacaagaacaaattaattctttagtaaatggaATGCAAGAAATGGCTCATGTAGTGGTCGAGCCGGAAGTGGACGATAAAGAGGAAAGCACGGAGACTAGGAATAAAGAGCCGATCAGAGATCAGGTAGCTGAAGAGCAATGCAATGAAAAGGAAAAGGATAGTATCGAGGTGGTTAAGAAGATTGAGGAGGATGATTTAGATAAAACATTGGAACAATTTGAAGCTATTAAAGAGCCGAAAGAATTGGAAAATGAGGAAG